One genomic window of Myxococcus stipitatus includes the following:
- the bacN gene encoding bactofilin BacN, producing MAQGETGIIGKGIVIKGNLTGGGDLVIEGRVEGQIALKNHLTIESTGKVQADIRAEELTINGEASGNIDASTRVAINASAKVAGDIKAPRVVIEDGAVFNGSIEMDVKLPDDI from the coding sequence ATGGCACAGGGTGAAACGGGCATCATCGGCAAGGGCATCGTCATCAAGGGCAACCTCACGGGAGGTGGGGACCTGGTCATCGAGGGGCGGGTGGAGGGGCAGATTGCCCTGAAGAACCACCTCACCATCGAGAGCACCGGCAAGGTGCAGGCGGACATCCGGGCCGAGGAGTTGACCATCAACGGCGAGGCGAGCGGCAACATCGACGCCTCCACCCGGGTGGCCATCAACGCTTCGGCCAAGGTGGCCGGCGACATCAAGGCGCCTCGCGTCGTCATCGAGGATGGGGCCGTGTTCAACGGCTCCATCGAGATGGACGTGAAGCTGCCGGACGACATCTGA
- a CDS encoding TlyA family RNA methyltransferase, whose product MKPRKERLDVLVVERGLAESRTKAQALILAGQVVVADQRVDKPGSLVPVEAELRLKGEVLPYVSRGGLKLKGAIDRFGLDVRGKVGADIGASTGGFTDCLLQHGAVRVHAIDVGYGQLHEKLRTDPRVRSRERVNARYLTEEDLPEKVGVVVIDVSFISLTQVLPSVLPFLEPGGLLAALVKPQFEVGPERVGKGGVVRDAAARQDAIDTVTAFVREQGLTVRGVMDSPVPGPAGNVEALLVAERA is encoded by the coding sequence ATGAAGCCTCGCAAGGAGCGTCTCGACGTGCTGGTGGTGGAGCGGGGCCTGGCCGAGTCGCGCACCAAGGCGCAGGCCCTCATCCTCGCCGGGCAGGTGGTGGTGGCGGACCAGCGGGTGGACAAGCCGGGCTCGCTGGTGCCGGTGGAGGCGGAGCTGCGCCTCAAGGGCGAGGTGCTCCCCTATGTGTCCCGGGGTGGGTTGAAGCTGAAGGGCGCCATCGATCGCTTCGGCCTGGACGTGCGCGGCAAGGTGGGCGCGGACATCGGCGCGAGCACCGGCGGCTTCACCGACTGCCTGCTCCAGCACGGCGCGGTGCGGGTGCACGCCATCGACGTGGGGTATGGCCAGCTCCACGAGAAGCTGCGCACGGACCCGCGCGTGCGCTCGCGCGAGCGCGTCAACGCGCGCTACCTGACGGAAGAGGACCTGCCGGAGAAGGTCGGCGTGGTGGTCATCGACGTCAGCTTCATCTCGCTCACCCAGGTGCTGCCCTCCGTGCTGCCCTTCCTGGAGCCGGGAGGACTGCTCGCGGCGCTGGTGAAGCCCCAGTTCGAGGTGGGGCCGGAGCGCGTGGGCAAGGGCGGCGTCGTCCGGGATGCCGCCGCCCGGCAGGACGCCATCGACACGGTGACAGCCTTCGTTCGCGAGCAGGGGCTCACCGTGCGCGGGGTGATGGACTCCCCGGTGCCGGGGCCCGCGGGCAACGTCGAGGCCCTCCTCGTCGCCGAGCGGGCCTGA
- a CDS encoding ATP-binding protein, translating to MQQPEQRGRVLVVAGKEAGDALMERLTASGYHCAAAERESGLEAAADSLQPEVVLLSATAKRAAELLESLRRVERLQRVPVLVDLGKARSAEAFKRLAVDDWIRGADEVVPRLEAALRAGRMRDREERVRMRMGMLLEITQAATSSLELEEILRIAVDKVGRVTGTDRCSVVLVEGSHARTGRVVATQEDPSLVQLDIEVARYPELRRALETREPVLIEEAQRDPLMAEVRTSLVPLGVKSILVQPLICQDDLLGALFLRMSRMDASFGRDEQEFTQAVAGVLANSIRNARLHTAVKKKREDLELAYVERYHELLEANRRLKELNRLKDEIIAVVSHDLRAPLQVLLGHGRLLLEGPLESQQKQSAEAMIRQGKKILGLVESLLEKGKGEAARLSIEPRVLDVAQLCRDAVNELEILAAERGVALRADCPDSLMLIGDEVKLHEVLQNLITNAIHHARDAGEVVVSTRRLARPDGDAAKVCVQDDGVGIPQDELHLVFDRYRHGGKGTGLGLAICKEFVELHGGEIWAESPPEHGCLFVFTLPLAQEAPRNPRPVIAATSVSEQPRVLVVEDEPEIAAVLSEVLRSKYRVEVARDGAEGLARARAQRPDLVVMDVFLPKLDGLDAAMALKSSSDTAHIPVILLSAHQGVAEKVRSLNLGAVDYMSKPFNAVELLNRTERALKLRQGEREQQERDKSAPTLQRRTGSDPATGLHDRRGLLLRLEQELARSRRYHRALSLAVLRPDRPVEPVPGNIADVMRKRVRHPDAISHLGAGVFVVVLPECNAEAARNVISRLLPDVERATDTEYRSAVADVSQDSDPVEKLLEKLGAPPPEAA from the coding sequence ATGCAGCAGCCGGAGCAGCGTGGACGCGTGCTGGTGGTCGCGGGCAAGGAGGCCGGCGACGCGCTCATGGAGCGGCTGACCGCGAGCGGCTATCACTGCGCGGCGGCGGAGCGCGAGAGCGGGCTGGAGGCGGCGGCGGACTCGCTGCAGCCGGAGGTCGTGCTGCTGTCCGCGACGGCCAAGCGCGCCGCGGAGCTGCTCGAGTCGCTGCGCCGCGTCGAGCGGCTCCAGCGGGTGCCGGTGCTGGTGGACCTGGGCAAGGCGCGCTCGGCGGAGGCGTTCAAGCGGCTGGCGGTGGACGACTGGATCCGCGGCGCGGACGAGGTGGTGCCGCGCCTGGAGGCGGCGCTGCGCGCCGGGCGGATGCGCGACCGTGAGGAGCGGGTGCGCATGCGCATGGGCATGCTCCTGGAGATCACCCAGGCGGCGACCAGCTCGCTGGAGCTGGAGGAGATCCTCCGCATCGCGGTGGACAAGGTGGGGCGGGTCACCGGCACGGACCGCTGCTCGGTGGTGCTGGTGGAGGGGAGCCACGCGCGCACGGGCCGCGTGGTGGCGACGCAGGAGGACCCCAGCCTGGTCCAACTGGACATCGAGGTGGCGCGCTACCCGGAGCTGCGCCGGGCGCTGGAGACGCGCGAGCCGGTGCTCATCGAGGAGGCGCAGCGGGATCCGCTCATGGCGGAGGTGCGGACGTCCCTCGTCCCCCTGGGCGTGAAGTCCATCCTGGTGCAGCCGCTCATCTGCCAGGACGACCTGCTGGGCGCGCTGTTCCTGCGCATGTCCCGCATGGACGCCTCCTTCGGCCGGGACGAGCAGGAGTTCACCCAGGCCGTGGCGGGCGTGCTGGCCAACTCCATCCGCAACGCGCGCCTGCACACGGCGGTGAAGAAGAAGCGCGAGGACCTGGAGCTGGCCTACGTCGAGCGCTACCACGAGCTGCTCGAGGCCAACCGCCGCCTGAAGGAACTCAACCGGCTCAAGGACGAGATCATCGCCGTGGTGAGCCACGACCTGCGCGCGCCGCTCCAGGTGCTGCTGGGCCACGGGCGACTGCTCCTCGAGGGGCCGCTGGAGTCGCAGCAGAAGCAGTCGGCGGAGGCGATGATCCGCCAGGGCAAGAAGATCCTCGGCTTGGTCGAGTCGCTGCTGGAGAAGGGCAAGGGCGAGGCGGCGCGGCTGTCCATCGAGCCGCGCGTGCTGGACGTGGCGCAGTTGTGCCGGGACGCGGTCAACGAGCTGGAGATCCTCGCGGCCGAGCGGGGTGTGGCGCTGCGGGCCGACTGCCCCGACAGCCTGATGCTCATCGGCGACGAGGTGAAGCTGCACGAGGTGCTGCAGAACCTCATCACCAACGCCATCCACCACGCGCGCGACGCGGGGGAGGTGGTGGTCTCCACCCGGCGGCTGGCCCGGCCGGACGGCGACGCGGCGAAGGTCTGCGTCCAGGACGACGGCGTGGGCATCCCCCAGGACGAGCTGCACCTGGTGTTCGACCGCTACCGCCACGGCGGCAAGGGCACGGGGCTGGGACTGGCCATCTGCAAGGAGTTCGTGGAGCTGCACGGCGGGGAGATCTGGGCGGAGAGCCCGCCGGAGCACGGCTGCCTGTTCGTCTTCACGCTGCCGCTCGCGCAGGAGGCGCCTCGCAACCCGCGGCCGGTCATCGCGGCGACCTCCGTGTCGGAGCAGCCGCGCGTGCTGGTGGTGGAGGACGAGCCGGAGATCGCCGCCGTGCTGTCGGAGGTGCTGCGCTCGAAGTACCGCGTGGAGGTGGCGCGCGACGGCGCGGAGGGCCTGGCCCGGGCGCGCGCGCAGCGGCCGGACCTGGTGGTGATGGACGTGTTCCTGCCCAAGCTGGACGGCCTGGACGCGGCCATGGCGCTGAAGTCCTCGTCGGACACGGCCCACATCCCCGTCATCCTGCTGTCCGCGCACCAGGGCGTCGCGGAGAAGGTCCGCTCGCTGAACCTGGGCGCGGTGGACTACATGAGCAAGCCCTTCAACGCGGTGGAGCTGCTCAACCGCACCGAACGCGCCCTCAAGCTGCGCCAGGGCGAGCGCGAGCAGCAGGAGCGCGACAAGTCCGCTCCCACGCTGCAGCGCCGCACCGGGAGCGACCCCGCCACCGGCCTGCATGACCGGCGCGGGCTGCTGCTGCGACTGGAGCAGGAGCTGGCGCGCAGCCGGCGCTACCACCGGGCCCTGAGCCTGGCGGTGCTGCGGCCCGACCGCCCCGTGGAGCCGGTGCCTGGCAACATCGCGGACGTCATGCGCAAGCGGGTGCGCCACCCGGATGCCATCTCCCACCTGGGCGCCGGTGTGTTCGTCGTCGTCCTGCCCGAGTGCAACGCGGAGGCCGCTCGCAACGTCATCAGCCGGCTGCTCCCCGACGTGGAGCGGGCGACGGACACCGAGTACCGGTCGGCAGTGGCGGACGTGAGCCAGGACAGCGACCCGGTGGAGAAGTTGCTGGAGAAGCTGGGGGCGCCGCCTCCGGAAGCGGCCTGA
- a CDS encoding bactofilin family protein, producing MANTVIGSSIVIDGEISGDEDLVIQGTVKGKISLKESLYVEGSGVVEADIETQNVEIAGRVTGNIVASDKVELKTDCRVVGDIKAPRILIADGASFKGNVDMDMKER from the coding sequence ATGGCGAATACGGTCATCGGTTCGAGCATCGTCATCGACGGGGAAATCTCCGGGGACGAGGATCTGGTCATCCAGGGCACCGTGAAGGGGAAGATCTCCCTCAAGGAGAGCCTCTACGTGGAGGGCAGCGGCGTCGTCGAGGCGGACATCGAGACGCAGAACGTGGAGATCGCCGGCCGCGTGACGGGCAACATCGTCGCCAGCGACAAGGTCGAGCTGAAGACCGACTGCCGCGTGGTGGGCGACATCAAGGCCCCGCGCATCCTCATCGCCGACGGTGCCTCCTTCAAGGGCAACGTCGACATGGACATGAAGGAGCGCTGA
- a CDS encoding polyprenyl synthetase family protein yields MASFDLDTFLTTQSARVETMLRERVERLGPAGAPARLLESMRYSLLAGGKRLRPILCLAFADTVARASLVSPVAGDAACSLEYVHTYSLVHDDLPAMDDDDFRRGRPTNHKVYGEAMAILAGDALLTEAFALVADGPEPVRAALCRELAVAAGAAGMVGGQVLDTAEDRPAALDYLVRMHRLKTGALIRAACRMGALAGGGDGEALARAQIYGDAVGLAFQIADDVLDVTATREQLGKPAGADAEAGRFTFPAVVGLEDSRRMANEQVALAMEAVRPLEGEGGPLAALARYAVERKT; encoded by the coding sequence TTGGCCTCCTTCGACCTGGATACCTTCCTGACCACCCAGTCGGCCCGGGTGGAGACGATGTTGCGAGAGCGCGTGGAGCGGCTCGGACCGGCGGGCGCGCCCGCGCGGCTCCTGGAGTCCATGCGCTATTCGTTGCTGGCGGGGGGCAAGCGGCTGCGCCCCATCCTCTGCCTCGCCTTCGCGGACACGGTGGCGCGCGCGTCGCTCGTGTCGCCGGTGGCGGGGGACGCGGCGTGTTCACTCGAGTACGTCCACACGTACTCGCTCGTGCATGACGACCTGCCGGCCATGGACGACGACGACTTCCGCCGGGGGCGGCCCACCAATCACAAGGTGTACGGCGAGGCCATGGCCATCCTCGCGGGCGACGCGCTGTTGACCGAGGCCTTCGCGCTGGTGGCGGACGGGCCGGAGCCGGTTCGCGCCGCGCTCTGTCGCGAGCTGGCGGTGGCCGCGGGCGCCGCCGGCATGGTGGGCGGGCAGGTGCTGGACACCGCGGAGGACCGCCCCGCGGCGCTCGACTATCTGGTGCGGATGCACCGGCTGAAGACCGGGGCGTTGATCCGCGCCGCGTGTCGCATGGGGGCTCTGGCGGGCGGCGGTGACGGCGAGGCCCTGGCGCGGGCGCAGATCTACGGCGACGCGGTGGGGCTGGCCTTCCAGATCGCCGACGACGTGCTGGACGTGACGGCCACGCGCGAGCAGCTGGGCAAGCCCGCGGGCGCGGACGCGGAGGCGGGGCGCTTCACGTTCCCGGCGGTGGTGGGGCTGGAGGACTCGCGGCGCATGGCGAACGAGCAGGTGGCCCTGGCCATGGAGGCCGTGCGTCCGCTGGAGGGCGAGGGGGGCCCGCTGGCGGCGCTGGCGCGCTACGCGGTGGAGCGGAAGACTTGA
- a CDS encoding tetratricopeptide repeat protein translates to MSPFRRPASVLLAALLGTAALAAPPPRRPHVDREAMREAMDAAASDEGAFASSASYGHYLRARLAHHDGDHRAAVDALRLALATDDGHPLLLTRLAEEYARLGDLEKAERELRRAVERSPAYYPAHVLLGRVLLESGRLTRARLHLRRAIALKPREPEAYLVLAQLYLESSAEDEAVKVVESLARALPGEASGYRRLGLALAERGDAHRAERLLVEAAARDPGDVEVLGTLARLYEETGRPALSEETLARALEREPDSHEVLLAAGRSALKAGSVVRARAYFDRLLSLSGEPETAVRVAFSYLSAREPTAAAEVLDSARRTVADEPRLAYYAGLVHERMRRFAQAADAFAEVPEGSETFPDARLRRARCLSLVGEHAPALALLRAALQHAPEDPETRAQYARALERGGASARAVETLREGLARSASPVLYDALSATLQRQGRGAEALSLLRDAVARAPRDEHLQYVLGAAFERQGDLSSAQARMRAVLEVDPDNAPALNFLGYLLALAGKDLDEAERLVLRALELRPDTGAYLDSLGWVYFRRGDLPRAVDALERASTLSPDEPVILEHLGDAYQRAARGAEAVGAWRRALEVLTLDPEAAEAPGQREVLERKLKALSTGAPGR, encoded by the coding sequence GTGAGCCCCTTCCGCCGCCCCGCCTCCGTCCTGCTCGCCGCCCTTCTGGGGACGGCCGCGCTCGCGGCCCCTCCGCCGCGTCGCCCGCACGTGGACCGCGAGGCCATGCGCGAGGCCATGGACGCGGCGGCGTCGGACGAGGGGGCCTTCGCCTCGTCGGCCAGCTACGGCCACTACCTGCGGGCGAGGCTGGCCCACCACGACGGGGACCACCGCGCCGCGGTGGACGCGCTGCGGCTGGCGCTCGCCACCGACGACGGGCACCCGCTGCTGCTCACGCGGCTGGCGGAGGAGTACGCCCGGCTCGGAGACCTGGAGAAGGCGGAGCGCGAGCTGCGCCGCGCGGTGGAGCGCTCCCCGGCGTACTACCCGGCCCACGTGCTGCTGGGCCGCGTGCTGCTGGAGTCCGGCCGGCTCACCCGGGCCCGGCTGCACCTGCGGCGCGCCATCGCGCTCAAGCCCCGCGAGCCGGAGGCGTACCTCGTGCTCGCGCAGCTCTACCTGGAGTCGTCCGCCGAGGACGAGGCCGTGAAGGTGGTGGAGTCGCTGGCCCGGGCGCTGCCGGGCGAGGCGTCCGGCTACCGCCGCCTGGGGCTGGCCCTGGCGGAGCGCGGCGATGCCCACCGGGCGGAGCGGCTGCTCGTGGAGGCCGCCGCCCGGGACCCGGGCGACGTGGAGGTGCTGGGGACGCTCGCGCGGCTCTACGAGGAGACGGGGCGTCCAGCCCTGTCGGAGGAGACGCTCGCGCGGGCGCTGGAGCGCGAGCCGGACAGCCACGAGGTGCTGCTGGCCGCCGGGCGCTCCGCCCTCAAGGCGGGCTCCGTCGTCCGGGCGCGCGCGTACTTCGACCGCTTGCTGTCGCTCTCCGGGGAGCCGGAGACGGCCGTGCGGGTGGCCTTCAGCTACCTGTCCGCCCGCGAGCCCACCGCGGCGGCGGAGGTGCTGGACTCCGCCCGGCGCACCGTCGCCGACGAGCCTCGGCTGGCCTACTACGCAGGCCTCGTCCACGAGCGGATGCGCCGCTTCGCGCAGGCCGCGGACGCCTTCGCCGAGGTGCCGGAGGGCTCGGAGACCTTCCCGGATGCCCGCCTGCGGCGCGCCAGGTGCCTCTCCCTGGTGGGCGAGCACGCCCCCGCGCTCGCGCTCCTGCGCGCCGCGCTCCAGCACGCGCCGGAGGACCCGGAGACGCGCGCCCAGTATGCCCGGGCGCTGGAGCGGGGTGGGGCGTCCGCGCGCGCGGTGGAGACGCTGAGGGAGGGCCTGGCGCGCTCCGCCTCGCCGGTGCTGTACGACGCGCTGTCCGCCACGCTGCAGCGACAGGGGCGCGGCGCGGAGGCCCTGTCGCTCCTGCGCGACGCGGTCGCGCGCGCCCCCCGCGACGAACACCTCCAGTACGTCCTCGGCGCCGCCTTCGAGCGTCAGGGCGACCTGTCCAGCGCCCAGGCGCGCATGCGGGCCGTCCTCGAGGTCGATCCGGACAACGCCCCCGCGCTCAACTTCCTGGGCTACCTGCTGGCGCTGGCGGGCAAGGACCTGGACGAGGCGGAGCGGCTGGTGCTGCGCGCGCTGGAGCTGCGCCCGGACACCGGGGCCTATCTGGACTCCCTGGGGTGGGTCTACTTCCGGAGGGGAGATCTGCCACGCGCGGTGGACGCGCTCGAGCGCGCCTCCACGCTGTCCCCGGACGAGCCGGTCATCCTCGAGCACCTGGGGGACGCGTACCAGCGCGCCGCCCGGGGCGCGGAGGCCGTGGGCGCGTGGCGGCGGGCGCTGGAGGTGTTGACGCTGGACCCCGAGGCGGCCGAGGCCCCCGGCCAGCGCGAGGTCCTGGAGCGCAAGCTCAAGGCGCTATCCACGGGTGCGCCGGGCCGCTAA
- a CDS encoding 1-deoxy-D-xylulose-5-phosphate synthase encodes MEELLARIASPSDVRALPEEALPQLCAELREDIIAICGRVGGHLGASLGAVELIVALHRVFHSPTDAILFDVGHQAYAHKLLTGRRERMLTLRQAGGVAPFLDPRESPHDALLAGHSCTAVSAALGVLEGRRMLGQRGHVVAVLGDGGLTGGLTFEGLNNAGGSHLPLVVVLNDNQMSISANVGAIPSLLRTRGARDFFEGLGFTYVGPVDGHDLGALVRALREARASTRPVVVHALTQKGRGFPPAEADAQTRGHAMGPYEWRDGKLVRSRGGQRTFSEAFASVLEEAMAEDPRVVAVTPAMLEGSALNALKARFPDRVHDVGIAEQHAVTFCAGLAAAGARPVCCIYSTFLQRAYDQIIHDVCLPGLPVVFAVDRAGLVGADGATHQGTYDVASLRPLPELRQWAPVVGEDLAPMLATALAAPTPSVIRFPRGTLPALPPEVQVGAAPLDGARWLRRVENPRLTLVTLGPLGLAALEAAREEPAWSVLDARGASPLDEAALLEAAACGHVVVAEEGTTRGGLGSAVLELYAERGVAPRVRVLGMPDAFVPHGDARVQRAELGLDAAGLRHAGRRLLEGSAR; translated from the coding sequence ATGGAGGAGCTGCTGGCGCGCATCGCCTCGCCGTCGGATGTCCGGGCGCTTCCCGAAGAGGCGTTGCCCCAGCTGTGCGCGGAGCTTCGGGAGGACATCATCGCCATCTGCGGGCGGGTGGGCGGTCACCTCGGCGCCTCGCTGGGCGCGGTGGAGCTCATCGTCGCGTTGCACCGGGTCTTCCATTCGCCCACGGACGCCATCCTGTTCGACGTGGGCCATCAGGCCTATGCGCACAAGCTGCTGACGGGGCGTCGCGAGCGGATGCTCACGCTGCGGCAGGCCGGCGGCGTGGCGCCGTTCCTCGACCCGCGGGAGAGCCCGCACGACGCGCTGCTCGCGGGGCACTCGTGTACGGCGGTGTCCGCAGCCCTCGGGGTGCTGGAGGGGCGGCGGATGCTGGGCCAGCGGGGCCACGTGGTGGCGGTGCTGGGGGATGGAGGACTGACGGGGGGCCTCACGTTCGAGGGGTTGAACAACGCGGGGGGCAGCCACCTGCCGCTGGTCGTGGTGCTCAACGACAACCAGATGTCCATCAGCGCCAACGTGGGCGCCATCCCCTCGCTGCTGCGCACCCGGGGCGCGCGAGACTTCTTCGAGGGGTTGGGCTTCACGTACGTGGGGCCGGTGGACGGGCATGACCTGGGCGCGCTGGTGCGCGCGTTGCGCGAGGCCCGCGCGTCCACGCGGCCAGTGGTGGTGCACGCGCTGACGCAGAAGGGCCGGGGCTTTCCCCCCGCGGAGGCGGACGCTCAGACGCGCGGCCACGCCATGGGGCCCTACGAGTGGCGCGATGGGAAGCTGGTGCGCTCGCGTGGCGGCCAGCGCACCTTCAGCGAGGCCTTCGCCTCGGTGCTGGAGGAGGCGATGGCGGAAGACCCTCGCGTCGTCGCGGTGACGCCGGCCATGCTGGAGGGCTCGGCGCTCAACGCGTTGAAGGCGCGGTTCCCGGACCGCGTGCACGACGTGGGCATCGCCGAACAGCACGCCGTCACCTTCTGCGCGGGGCTCGCCGCCGCGGGCGCGCGTCCGGTGTGCTGCATCTACTCCACCTTCCTGCAGCGCGCGTACGACCAGATCATCCACGATGTCTGCCTGCCGGGCCTGCCCGTGGTCTTCGCGGTGGACCGCGCGGGGCTGGTGGGCGCGGACGGCGCCACGCACCAGGGCACGTACGACGTGGCGTCGCTGCGTCCCCTGCCGGAGCTGCGCCAGTGGGCGCCCGTGGTGGGCGAGGACCTGGCCCCCATGCTGGCCACCGCGCTGGCGGCGCCCACGCCCTCCGTCATCCGCTTCCCGCGCGGAACGCTCCCGGCCCTGCCTCCCGAGGTCCAGGTGGGGGCGGCGCCCCTGGACGGCGCGCGCTGGCTGCGCCGGGTGGAGAACCCCCGCCTGACGCTGGTGACGCTCGGCCCGCTGGGGCTGGCGGCGCTGGAGGCCGCGCGCGAGGAGCCGGCGTGGAGCGTGCTCGACGCGCGAGGGGCCTCGCCGCTCGACGAGGCCGCCCTCCTCGAGGCCGCCGCGTGTGGCCACGTGGTGGTGGCGGAGGAGGGGACGACGCGCGGCGGGCTGGGGAGCGCGGTGCTGGAGCTCTACGCGGAGCGTGGCGTCGCGCCGCGTGTCCGTGTCCTGGGCATGCCGGACGCCTTCGTCCCGCACGGGGATGCGCGGGTCCAGCGGGCGGAGCTGGGCCTGGACGCCGCCGGCCTGCGCCACGCGGGGCGCAGGCTGCTGGAGGGGAGCGCGCGATGA
- a CDS encoding response regulator, which yields MSKPKITIVDDDRDTRELLAAALEDEGFEVTLAANGLRLIASLQLHRPQAILLDVNMSWIDGFELCKAVKKNEHFRDIPIIFISGRGDSEDKRRGREVGAADYFVKPLDIEKLVGRIRELVSSAAT from the coding sequence ATGTCGAAGCCGAAGATCACCATCGTCGACGATGACCGCGACACACGAGAGCTGCTCGCCGCGGCCCTGGAGGACGAGGGCTTCGAGGTCACCCTCGCGGCGAACGGGTTGCGGTTGATCGCCTCCCTGCAGCTCCACCGCCCGCAAGCCATCCTCCTGGACGTGAACATGTCCTGGATCGACGGCTTCGAGTTGTGCAAGGCGGTGAAGAAGAACGAGCACTTCCGGGACATCCCCATCATCTTCATCAGCGGACGAGGGGATTCCGAGGACAAGCGGCGCGGCCGGGAGGTCGGCGCCGCGGACTATTTCGTCAAGCCCCTGGACATCGAGAAGCTCGTCGGACGTATCCGCGAGCTCGTGTCGTCCGCGGCGACCTAG
- a CDS encoding alpha/beta hydrolase: MARHDEGYFTGRDGTRLFWRSSLPDAEPRAHVAIIHGYGDHFGRYRYIETALLADGFAVHGFDYRGHGRAEGRRAYSEKWQYYVDDLEVFWERVRAASGGKKLFALGHSHGGLMAAHWVGARAVEGLSGLVLSAPYFKLAITPPAVKVLAARAVGKVVPWLGIDSGLKVEDLTTDVEVQRITREDPLYLTVATPRWFVESTRAQEDVLPLASKIRVPLFVLCGAADGVASPAAAKAFFEAAGSTDKKFLEYPGMKHEPLNEVGRADVFRDISGWISAHL; encoded by the coding sequence ATGGCGCGTCATGACGAAGGCTACTTCACCGGCAGGGACGGGACGCGGCTCTTCTGGCGCAGCAGTCTCCCGGACGCCGAGCCGCGCGCGCACGTCGCGATCATCCACGGTTATGGCGACCACTTCGGCCGCTACCGGTACATCGAGACGGCGCTCCTGGCGGACGGCTTCGCGGTGCACGGCTTCGACTACCGCGGCCACGGCCGCGCGGAGGGCCGCCGGGCCTACAGCGAGAAGTGGCAGTACTACGTCGACGACCTGGAGGTGTTCTGGGAGCGCGTGCGCGCGGCCTCCGGCGGCAAGAAGCTCTTCGCGCTGGGTCACAGCCACGGCGGGCTGATGGCGGCCCACTGGGTGGGCGCCCGCGCCGTGGAGGGCCTGTCCGGGCTGGTGCTGTCCGCGCCGTACTTCAAGCTGGCCATCACCCCTCCGGCGGTGAAGGTGCTGGCCGCGCGCGCGGTGGGCAAGGTGGTGCCGTGGCTGGGCATCGACTCCGGCCTCAAGGTGGAGGACCTGACCACGGACGTGGAGGTCCAGCGCATCACCCGCGAGGACCCGCTCTACCTGACCGTCGCCACGCCCCGCTGGTTCGTCGAGTCCACGCGGGCCCAGGAGGACGTGCTGCCGCTGGCGTCGAAGATTCGAGTACCGCTGTTCGTCCTGTGCGGCGCGGCGGACGGCGTGGCGTCCCCGGCGGCGGCGAAGGCCTTCTTCGAGGCGGCGGGCTCGACGGACAAGAAGTTCCTGGAGTACCCGGGGATGAAGCACGAGCCGCTCAACGAGGTGGGGCGCGCCGACGTGTTCCGGGATATCTCCGGCTGGATCTCCGCGCATCTCTGA
- the xseB gene encoding exodeoxyribonuclease VII small subunit: MAKADKSSKADKAAEAEVPSQYGDVVARLEETVGRLESGNLSLEDSLKAFEEGIRLVRRGEKLLTEAEQRIEQLLQDEDGNDVVAPLSVAARPSPQAQPAPRAPAPRPPPEDDVPF; encoded by the coding sequence GTGGCGAAGGCGGACAAGTCATCCAAGGCGGACAAGGCGGCGGAGGCCGAGGTTCCCAGCCAGTACGGGGACGTCGTGGCCCGTCTTGAGGAGACGGTGGGGCGGTTGGAGAGTGGCAACCTCTCCCTGGAGGACTCGCTCAAGGCGTTCGAGGAAGGCATCCGGCTGGTCCGGCGGGGCGAGAAGCTGCTCACGGAGGCGGAGCAGCGCATCGAGCAGCTGTTGCAGGACGAGGACGGCAACGACGTGGTGGCGCCCCTGTCGGTGGCGGCGCGTCCGTCCCCCCAGGCCCAGCCAGCGCCTCGGGCGCCCGCTCCCCGGCCTCCTCCGGAGGATGACGTCCCGTTCTAG